One genomic segment of Scophthalmus maximus strain ysfricsl-2021 chromosome 3, ASM2237912v1, whole genome shotgun sequence includes these proteins:
- the apobec2b gene encoding C->U-editing enzyme APOBEC-2b produces MADRNSRSSAKKKEKKVENKANEEKDKDKEKGKEKTVKKPDKVVKKPETTPEEPKTNKEKTNGESGEAAAAAAAEAGAEVANGEDKGEFQPIELPPFEIVTGEQMGTFYFKFQFRNVEYSSGRNKTLLCFRVDTAGGSTEPLKGYMEDEHATAHAEEAFFQQVLPNASQEYDVTWYVSSSPCVACAAKLASILQQRKKLRLCIFCSRLFEWEEPEMVEGLRALASAGCKLRMMKPSDFVHVWETYVEKDEETFAPWEDCQENYEYYVEKLADILK; encoded by the exons ATGGCTGACAGAAACAGCCGGTCCAGTGctaagaagaaagagaagaaggtagaaaacaaagcaaatgaggagaaggacaaagacaaggagaaggggaaggagaagacCGTGAAAAAGCCCGACAAAGTTGTGAAGAAGCCGGAGACGACACCCGAGGAGCCGAAGACGAACAAAGAGAAGACGAATGGGGAAAGTGGagaggcagcagcggcggcggcggcggaagCCGGAGCTGAGGTGGCAAATGGTGAAGACAAAGGAGAGTTTCAGCCCATAGAGCTGCCACCGTTTGAGATTGTCACAGG GGAACAGATGGGCACGTTTTACTTCAAGTTTCAGTTCAGGAATGTGGAATACTCGTCAGGGAGGAACAAAACCCTGCTGTGCTTCAGAGTGGatacagcagggggcagcaccgAGCCCCTGAAAGGTTACATGGAGGATGAACATGCCACAGCTCATGCGGAAGAAGCCTTCTTTCAACAG GTGCTGCCCAACGCCTCCCAGGAGTACGACGTCACGTGGTACGTCTCGTCCAGTCCCTGTGTGGCGTGTGCAGCCAAGCTGGCCAGCATCCTCCAGCAGCGCAAAAAGCTCCGTCTCTGCATATTCTGCTCCCGTCTCTTTGAGTGGGAGGAGCCCGAGATGGTCGAGGGGCTCCGGGCCCTGGCGAGCGCCGGCTGCAAGCTGCGGATGATGAAGCCGTCTGACTTTGTGCACGTTTGGGAGACGTATgtggagaaggacgaggagacCTTCGCGCCCTGGGAGGATTGTCAGGAGAACTACGAGTACTACGTGGAGAAACTGGCTGACATCCTCAAGTAG